A window of Nitrospinota bacterium contains these coding sequences:
- a CDS encoding peptidoglycan-binding protein: MQAIKKRDNLIYLVKESERRIPRKGVGIALLLLILGFGYLLSVNLKYDAEAAREKRHASQNSSDENFPVIKSHSTDDERGITRNSPEHSDKSIFFTKSSKSASTSAVLKLWGYGIPLDKSERFTFSRIAGERGLKCQLVNMKLERILKLGYPTIFEVKDGKKQGYVAVVGVWGKKMYTDATTGRWVEKDWLIKYWSGNAYIFWKDIREIKNNLKRGDKGGDVSWLQEALSEIGYSGRGVTSYFGKDTEKSLILFQSANLLDGTGELDDPTKMILYKLTGNHETPAMVIPAN, translated from the coding sequence ATGCAGGCAATAAAAAAACGGGACAACCTGATTTATCTAGTCAAGGAGAGTGAGAGGCGTATTCCTCGAAAAGGGGTCGGAATAGCTCTCCTGCTGCTCATTTTGGGATTCGGTTACCTGTTATCGGTAAATTTGAAGTATGACGCAGAGGCGGCGAGGGAAAAGCGGCATGCATCTCAAAACAGTTCCGATGAAAATTTTCCAGTTATCAAATCTCACAGTACAGATGATGAAAGAGGGATTACGAGGAATTCTCCCGAACATTCGGATAAAAGTATCTTTTTTACAAAAAGCTCGAAATCTGCAAGCACCAGCGCTGTTTTAAAATTGTGGGGTTACGGAATTCCACTCGATAAGAGCGAAAGATTCACATTTTCTAGAATTGCCGGTGAGAGAGGATTGAAATGCCAGCTAGTGAACATGAAATTGGAAAGAATACTGAAGCTTGGCTATCCGACGATTTTTGAAGTGAAAGATGGGAAGAAACAGGGATATGTTGCTGTAGTAGGCGTTTGGGGGAAAAAAATGTATACCGATGCCACTACAGGGAGATGGGTAGAGAAAGACTGGCTTATCAAATACTGGAGTGGCAATGCGTATATCTTCTGGAAAGATATTCGGGAAATAAAAAATAATTTAAAAAGGGGTGATAAAGGGGGAGATGTAAGCTGGTTGCAGGAAGCTCTCAGTGAAATCGGGTATTCAGGGAGAGGAGTGACTTCGTATTTCGGAAAAGATACGGAAAAATCCCTCATCCTCTTCCAGTCGGCAAATCTCCTGGATGGGACCGGTGAATTGGATGATCCTACAAAAATGATCCTGTATAAGCTCACGGGAAACCATGAAACGCCAGCAATGGTAATCCCGGCGAATTGA
- the rpsJ gene encoding 30S ribosomal protein S10 has product MATVQGQKIRIRLKAYDSRVLDNSVKEIVNTARNTGARVIGPIPLPTRINKWTVLRSPHVDKKSREQFEVRTHKRILDIMDPTSATVDALMELDLSSGVDIEIKL; this is encoded by the coding sequence ATGGCAACTGTTCAGGGACAAAAAATACGAATTCGGCTCAAGGCATACGACAGCCGGGTGCTGGACAACTCCGTTAAGGAGATTGTGAACACGGCACGAAACACCGGTGCAAGAGTGATAGGGCCGATTCCGCTGCCCACAAGGATCAACAAGTGGACAGTTCTACGTTCGCCGCATGTGGACAAGAAATCCCGCGAACAGTTTGAAGTAAGAACGCATAAAAGGATACTCGACATCATGGACCCGACATCGGCAACGGTTGATGCTCTTATGGAGCTGGATCTGTCATCGGGCGTTGATATCGAGATAAAGCTGTAG
- the rplD gene encoding 50S ribosomal protein L4: MPKLDVIDKSKKVVKSIDLSDAVFAAEIKEPLVHQVVVAQLAGARAGTHSTKTRDEVRGGGKKPWRQKGTGNARAGSRRSPLWRGGAIIFGPKPRDYSKDVNKKMKRSAINSALSNLVAEKRLLVVDSLAMESIKTKEAAGYLKKIDGRSPCLVIHGDGCENFTRSVANMPDVKTIYTAGLNVYDLLCAEVVICTSDAIKTIEERLSK, encoded by the coding sequence ATGCCAAAACTTGATGTAATTGATAAATCGAAAAAGGTCGTAAAGAGCATAGACCTGTCAGACGCCGTTTTTGCGGCTGAGATAAAGGAGCCTCTTGTTCATCAGGTTGTTGTTGCCCAGCTGGCAGGCGCCAGGGCAGGGACGCATTCAACCAAGACTCGCGATGAAGTTCGCGGCGGCGGCAAGAAGCCGTGGAGGCAGAAGGGCACCGGTAACGCAAGAGCAGGCTCCAGGCGAAGCCCGCTTTGGCGCGGTGGCGCGATTATCTTCGGGCCGAAACCGCGTGACTATTCCAAGGATGTAAACAAGAAGATGAAACGCTCGGCCATCAACTCAGCGCTTTCAAACCTTGTCGCTGAAAAACGGCTGTTGGTTGTCGATTCCCTTGCCATGGAAAGCATAAAAACAAAAGAAGCCGCTGGCTATCTGAAGAAAATTGACGGCAGGTCGCCGTGTCTGGTTATTCACGGAGATGGATGTGAGAATTTCACCAGGTCTGTTGCGAATATGCCGGATGTAAAGACGATATACACCGCAGGGCTTAACGTATATGATCTTTTATGCGCCGAAGTGGTCATTTGCACCAGTGACGCTATAAAAACAATTGAAGAGAGGCTTTCGAAATGA
- the hflX gene encoding GTPase HflX: MGILVNRKGKITHVIIGNDRQIVIPEIDVKRTGQKRLSGLRLIHTHLKDEGVTRDDLNDLALLRLDMVVVANILHDGSPGQTYLAHLNPGEKEPHTIHGPSSFEETDSLFQGLISQIETDLETVAAPYAVKTGQKAMLIHVSNSSQESMDFSLDELAELARTAGIAVADRITQRRDQIDPKYLMGKGKLEEFMINALAHGIDLVIFDTELTASQLKSIADFTDIEVMDRSQLILGIFEKRAQSRDGKVRVSLAKMRYLLPRLGAKESALSRIRGGIGLRGPGQTTAEVLRRHLQTRIARLEKELNVLKGRRELLRKSRVSAGAKIVSVIGYTNAGKSTLVNRLTGSTLYTEDLLFATLDPSVRKLRLPDGEPAAVIGDTVGLIRNMPESIVGVFRATLEELSESDLIINLVDVSNPNFSDHIETSKKILHDIGLVEIPSLTVFNKADRMDSEEVLAQCKRYDALAVSAKSGEGIDRLLEGIKDKLTGKES; encoded by the coding sequence GTGGGAATTCTCGTAAACAGAAAAGGGAAAATCACGCATGTAATAATCGGCAACGACAGACAGATAGTCATCCCTGAAATTGATGTTAAACGAACCGGTCAGAAACGGCTTTCAGGTTTAAGGCTTATCCATACCCATCTGAAAGACGAAGGGGTAACAAGAGACGATCTCAACGACCTGGCACTTCTAAGATTGGATATGGTCGTTGTTGCGAACATTCTTCATGACGGCTCACCTGGCCAAACCTACCTCGCACATCTGAATCCCGGTGAAAAGGAACCTCACACCATACATGGCCCGTCATCCTTTGAGGAAACAGACTCCCTTTTTCAGGGTCTTATCAGCCAAATAGAGACCGATCTAGAAACGGTCGCCGCTCCCTACGCCGTCAAGACTGGGCAGAAGGCGATGCTCATCCACGTCTCGAATTCCAGCCAGGAGAGCATGGATTTTTCACTGGATGAACTGGCGGAACTCGCGAGAACAGCCGGGATAGCAGTTGCAGACCGGATAACGCAGAGAAGAGACCAGATAGATCCGAAATACCTCATGGGCAAAGGGAAACTGGAAGAGTTCATGATAAACGCCCTTGCGCATGGGATCGATCTTGTCATTTTCGATACGGAGCTCACCGCATCCCAGCTAAAATCTATAGCGGATTTCACTGACATTGAAGTCATGGATAGATCTCAGCTTATCCTCGGGATTTTCGAGAAGAGAGCACAAAGCAGAGACGGAAAGGTTCGCGTATCGCTTGCCAAAATGCGTTACCTCCTCCCTAGGCTCGGCGCCAAGGAGAGCGCTCTCTCCCGAATACGAGGCGGTATCGGGCTTCGTGGTCCGGGACAGACAACCGCTGAAGTATTACGACGACATCTTCAAACCAGGATCGCCCGTCTTGAGAAGGAACTGAACGTATTAAAAGGGCGAAGAGAACTGCTGAGAAAATCGAGGGTATCCGCAGGAGCAAAAATTGTTTCAGTTATCGGCTATACGAATGCCGGGAAATCGACACTGGTCAACCGCTTGACCGGAAGCACTCTCTACACGGAAGACCTTCTGTTCGCAACGCTTGATCCGTCGGTAAGAAAACTGCGCCTCCCCGACGGGGAACCTGCCGCGGTAATCGGCGATACAGTCGGCCTGATTCGCAACATGCCCGAATCGATAGTCGGCGTATTTCGTGCCACACTTGAGGAACTGTCCGAATCCGATCTGATAATCAACCTGGTCGATGTTTCAAATCCCAACTTTAGCGATCACATTGAAACGAGCAAAAAGATCCTTCATGATATCGGGCTTGTTGAAATTCCGTCACTGACCGTATTCAACAAAGCGGATAGAATGGACAGCGAAGAAGTTCTGGCGCAGTGCAAACGGTATGACGCATTGGCTGTTTCCGCAAAATCTGGTGAAGGGATAGATCGGCTTCTTGAGGGGATCAAGGACAAACTGACCGGCAAAGAGAGCTAA
- the rplB gene encoding 50S ribosomal protein L2 yields the protein MAGFVITKPTSPGRRHQKMNSRVDLDAKKPEKKLTSGKKRIDGRNHAGRITMRFRGGGHKRKYRLIDFKRNKDGIPAVVEAIEYDPNRSSRIALVLYADGERRYIIAPDLLNAGDKVSSGENAEIRPGCTIPLAKIPVGTFVHAIELRPGKGAQLVRSAGGSAQLLGKEGDKAIIKLTSGEVRLIPLACRATIGVVGNQNHNNEKIGKAGKNRWLGNKPHNRGVTMNPVDHPHGGGEGRTSGGRHPCTPWGIPTKGYKTRKKRNPSSKMIIKRRKK from the coding sequence ATGGCAGGATTTGTAATTACCAAACCTACGTCGCCGGGACGACGCCATCAGAAGATGAATTCAAGGGTAGACCTTGACGCAAAAAAACCTGAGAAGAAACTTACCTCCGGTAAAAAGAGAATTGACGGCAGAAACCATGCCGGCCGCATTACAATGCGTTTCAGGGGTGGCGGACACAAACGTAAATATCGCCTGATTGATTTCAAGCGAAATAAGGATGGAATACCGGCGGTAGTGGAAGCTATTGAGTATGACCCAAACAGATCGTCACGCATAGCACTGGTGCTTTATGCAGACGGCGAGAGGCGATATATTATTGCGCCCGACCTGCTCAATGCCGGCGATAAGGTATCCTCTGGCGAAAACGCGGAGATCAGGCCAGGTTGCACCATCCCGTTGGCGAAAATACCGGTAGGTACATTTGTACACGCGATCGAGCTTAGGCCCGGAAAGGGAGCACAGCTTGTACGGAGCGCGGGCGGTTCGGCACAGCTTCTTGGAAAAGAGGGTGACAAGGCGATCATTAAGCTTACCTCCGGCGAGGTAAGGCTTATTCCTCTTGCATGCAGGGCGACGATCGGCGTAGTCGGTAATCAGAACCATAACAACGAGAAGATCGGCAAGGCCGGAAAAAATCGATGGCTTGGAAATAAACCGCACAACAGAGGGGTAACAATGAACCCTGTAGACCATCCGCACGGCGGTGGTGAAGGAAGAACATCCGGCGGACGTCACCCATGTACGCCATGGGGAATCCCTACTAAAGGCTATAAGACAAGGAAGAAGAGAAATCCTTCCAGCAAGATGATAATCAAGAGGAGGAAGAAATAA
- the rpsS gene encoding 30S ribosomal protein S19: MSRSLKKGPFIDKKLEEKITKAAQSQNKKVIKTWSRRSTITPDFVGQTLAIHNGRKFLPIFMTENMVGHKLGEFAPTRTFRTHPVKK; the protein is encoded by the coding sequence ATGTCACGCTCCTTGAAAAAAGGTCCGTTTATCGACAAGAAACTTGAAGAGAAGATCACTAAAGCCGCGCAGTCTCAGAATAAAAAGGTCATAAAGACCTGGTCGAGACGAAGCACGATCACTCCTGACTTTGTAGGTCAGACCTTGGCAATTCATAATGGGCGAAAATTCCTTCCAATTTTCATGACTGAGAATATGGTCGGTCACAAGCTTGGGGAGTTTGCACCTACAAGGACATTCAGGACACATCCTGTAAAGAAATAG
- the rplW gene encoding 50S ribosomal protein L23, translating to MNGSEYFNIIKKPLLTEKATDLRDFNNKIAFEVDPRANKAMITEAIEKIFNVKVEKVNIINTASKPKRLGRYAGVRGGFKKAIVSLKEGKKIDIFERVI from the coding sequence ATGAACGGCTCCGAATATTTCAACATAATCAAAAAACCGCTTTTAACCGAGAAAGCCACGGATTTGCGCGACTTTAACAACAAGATAGCTTTTGAAGTGGATCCAAGGGCAAACAAGGCGATGATTACAGAAGCGATTGAGAAGATCTTCAACGTTAAGGTCGAAAAGGTAAATATAATCAACACGGCATCCAAACCAAAAAGGCTTGGAAGGTACGCCGGTGTTCGAGGCGGATTTAAAAAAGCGATAGTCTCCCTTAAAGAAGGGAAGAAGATCGACATATTTGAGAGGGTAATCTAA
- the lptE gene encoding LPS assembly lipoprotein LptE, with amino-acid sequence MVGQATGLPEEIRTVAVDVFENDTFEPNIEAPITRGIIQKLNQDGRLKVVPQQMADCVISGTITGYSISPISYDSHTGSVTGYLNSISVSFNLRDVRSHGINYSSSVSTNGSYAVAAQHASTESSRMTSIESMGTSIGSSMVSILLNQYPSTPEIHGDLRKISPLHIRNLRSLYEWRPQDRTIYGNTEGVDIEIIQKLEQLYAAKVPSGMVVNENTAVHLINIAKKINRETGIFITSDGTVTHVAVGTASGILPPWIPSRPTGEKPLAGYRFIQTNIGSGGLTKEYIEKFSFLGLDVFASVRPLAEGGTANVSFAYPDPKDKTKYVLLHKKTFSEIDGIYRSIYPLAKPKKENKVAIHGSLQGIGNAEKEKLESIQLSNVPAGKPFLPQTAFILSEISKKYKKEVGYLVDRNGNITDIMLGDENGFPIPDIPDIKVGDMGLSGYRLIKTQFDGKGVDDKSLSALLEKRLDALITIHISPDEEADKLYLSHFSLKNFTPLITIGPLTGSELEKRYSILHKRMMEGVSRKIPVTDETLRLMTRLSHQLSIRLGVLIDRENNITHLIAGDEKRILIPEIPLKRVGNLQLSGYRLIRTGAVGEGITTNDLVDLNFLRLDAVIVVEQFPDGTPGKLFMAHLTSDKESPVSVSGPRNFEENEKYYQSIVWKLEEPEFVKKITGDTGDLDDGQIKKLEDLYEFKLPPGIPATAEIVSVLTSLTKSLKRQAGVLVDREGKIIEVIAGTKESIIYPEVRQLQLGHLDLSGSTFIHTYIDDAKITEDIIQKELLMKRYDGIVMINTDSNGKAGNISLAHIPEQKTDAPFVLIGPADIEEVAAAYIAFTRRFEWQLESFWSLGTGWRLEATTKPLDKKKQ; translated from the coding sequence ATGGTCGGCCAAGCAACCGGCCTCCCCGAGGAGATCCGAACCGTTGCGGTTGACGTCTTTGAAAACGATACATTCGAACCCAACATTGAAGCGCCAATAACCCGTGGCATTATTCAAAAATTAAACCAGGACGGGCGACTGAAGGTCGTTCCGCAGCAGATGGCCGATTGCGTGATCTCCGGAACCATTACAGGCTATAGCATCTCGCCAATATCCTACGATTCGCATACCGGAAGCGTTACCGGCTACCTCAACTCTATTTCGGTATCGTTCAACCTCCGGGATGTTCGATCCCACGGGATAAACTACTCAAGCTCGGTAAGCACAAACGGATCATACGCCGTCGCTGCACAACATGCTTCCACGGAATCTTCACGGATGACCTCTATAGAATCAATGGGAACTTCAATAGGGTCGTCCATGGTCAGCATCCTGCTGAACCAATATCCGTCCACGCCCGAGATCCACGGCGACCTGAGAAAGATCAGCCCTCTGCATATCAGGAACCTGCGCAGTCTTTACGAATGGCGGCCCCAGGACAGGACGATATACGGCAATACTGAAGGGGTTGATATAGAGATAATTCAGAAACTCGAACAGCTTTACGCCGCCAAGGTTCCGTCCGGGATGGTCGTTAACGAAAACACGGCTGTACATTTGATCAATATCGCAAAGAAGATAAACAGGGAAACCGGGATATTTATCACCAGCGATGGGACTGTGACACACGTCGCCGTCGGCACTGCGTCCGGGATACTTCCCCCATGGATACCTTCCAGACCGACCGGCGAAAAACCTCTAGCAGGCTACAGGTTTATTCAGACCAACATCGGCTCCGGCGGATTGACAAAGGAGTACATAGAGAAATTCTCTTTCCTTGGGCTTGATGTTTTTGCCTCTGTCAGGCCGCTTGCCGAAGGTGGTACGGCAAACGTTTCATTCGCGTATCCGGATCCCAAAGACAAAACAAAATATGTGCTTTTGCACAAAAAGACATTCAGCGAAATAGATGGCATTTACCGCTCCATCTACCCTCTTGCCAAGCCAAAGAAGGAAAATAAGGTTGCGATACACGGCTCGCTCCAGGGGATAGGCAACGCAGAGAAAGAAAAGTTGGAGAGCATACAGCTTTCCAATGTCCCCGCAGGAAAACCTTTCCTCCCCCAAACGGCGTTCATACTTTCCGAAATATCCAAAAAATATAAGAAAGAGGTCGGGTACCTGGTGGACAGAAACGGAAACATTACCGACATCATGCTTGGAGATGAAAATGGGTTTCCGATACCTGATATCCCCGACATAAAAGTTGGCGACATGGGTCTCTCGGGCTATCGCCTGATAAAAACCCAGTTCGACGGCAAAGGGGTCGACGATAAAAGCCTGAGCGCCCTTCTTGAAAAAAGACTGGACGCGCTTATAACCATACATATCTCGCCAGACGAAGAAGCTGACAAACTTTACCTTTCGCATTTCAGCCTGAAAAACTTTACCCCGTTGATAACGATCGGCCCGCTGACAGGAAGCGAACTCGAAAAGAGATACTCGATACTGCATAAAAGAATGATGGAAGGGGTATCCCGAAAAATACCGGTTACTGATGAAACCTTGCGTCTCATGACAAGGTTATCGCACCAGCTGAGTATACGCCTCGGCGTATTGATTGACAGGGAGAACAACATTACCCACCTTATTGCAGGGGATGAAAAACGGATCCTGATACCGGAAATACCTTTGAAGAGGGTCGGCAATCTGCAACTCTCAGGGTATCGCCTGATACGTACGGGCGCCGTGGGGGAAGGCATAACCACAAATGACCTTGTGGACCTTAACTTTCTCAGACTTGACGCGGTCATTGTTGTAGAACAGTTTCCAGACGGCACCCCCGGAAAACTATTTATGGCGCATCTTACCAGCGACAAGGAATCACCGGTTTCAGTATCTGGTCCTCGTAATTTTGAAGAGAATGAAAAATACTATCAATCTATCGTATGGAAACTCGAAGAGCCCGAATTTGTCAAAAAAATAACCGGGGACACTGGGGACCTTGATGATGGTCAAATCAAAAAACTTGAAGATCTGTACGAATTCAAGTTGCCCCCTGGAATACCGGCGACCGCCGAAATCGTTTCGGTTTTAACAAGCCTGACCAAATCGCTAAAGAGACAAGCAGGCGTCCTTGTCGACAGAGAAGGAAAGATCATCGAAGTGATTGCAGGGACAAAGGAGTCAATAATCTACCCGGAAGTGCGCCAATTACAGCTTGGCCACCTCGACCTATCCGGATCGACCTTCATACATACCTATATCGACGATGCCAAAATCACGGAAGATATTATCCAGAAGGAACTTCTTATGAAGAGATATGACGGGATAGTAATGATAAATACCGATTCCAACGGCAAGGCCGGAAATATTTCTCTCGCGCACATACCGGAACAGAAAACCGATGCTCCATTTGTCCTGATAGGACCGGCAGATATTGAGGAAGTTGCCGCCGCTTATATCGCCTTTACCAGACGATTCGAATGGCAACTGGAATCCTTCTGGAGCCTCGGCACAGGCTGGAGACTGGAAGCAACAACAAAACCGCTGGATAAGAAAAAACAATAG
- the rplC gene encoding 50S ribosomal protein L3, whose product MIGLLGRKVGMTQVFSEKGDCIPVTVLQMGECRTVEVKTVDKHGYNAIQLGFDEIRKKDKKKVQKPIMGHFKKADLKPMKILREFRLDDVEGFNPGKKVTVDIFEDGEKVIVGSVSKGRGFAGVFKRHGFGGQSATRGTHEQFRHGGSIGNHTEPARVVKGRKMAGHMGNKRVTMLNQRIFKVLKEENVILLVGGVPGPNGGVVEIIKSNRHAAKKN is encoded by the coding sequence ATGATTGGTTTATTAGGCAGAAAAGTCGGAATGACGCAGGTCTTCAGTGAAAAAGGGGACTGCATTCCAGTAACGGTTCTCCAGATGGGGGAATGTCGAACGGTTGAAGTAAAGACCGTCGATAAACATGGATACAACGCGATCCAGCTCGGATTCGACGAGATCAGGAAAAAGGACAAAAAGAAGGTTCAAAAGCCGATCATGGGGCATTTCAAGAAGGCTGATCTCAAGCCTATGAAAATTCTCAGGGAGTTTCGACTGGATGACGTGGAAGGTTTTAACCCAGGCAAGAAAGTTACTGTAGATATTTTCGAGGATGGTGAAAAGGTCATCGTCGGAAGCGTTTCCAAAGGGCGCGGATTTGCTGGCGTATTTAAAAGGCACGGGTTCGGTGGCCAATCGGCAACAAGGGGAACGCACGAACAGTTCCGCCATGGCGGTTCGATAGGAAACCATACTGAGCCTGCGCGTGTAGTCAAGGGGCGAAAAATGGCAGGCCACATGGGGAACAAGAGAGTGACTATGCTGAACCAGAGAATATTCAAGGTTTTAAAGGAAGAGAATGTAATACTCCTCGTAGGAGGGGTTCCCGGACCAAACGGCGGGGTTGTTGAAATCATTAAAAGCAATCGACATGCAGCGAAGAAGAATTAA